A region from the Lolium perenne isolate Kyuss_39 chromosome 4, Kyuss_2.0, whole genome shotgun sequence genome encodes:
- the LOC139830377 gene encoding uncharacterized protein: MVVANTLFRKRESHLVTFNSGLHSSQIDFVLSRREDRRACIDCKAIPGESVVPQHKLVVADFRLRIRVQRGKHAKVARTKWSKLKGEAFQAFRERVIKEGPWEEGGDANMVWTSMATCLRKVNVEEFGVTKGSRMEAKDTWWWNDEVQKVIREKKYCFRCLYLDRSAANMEKYKVAKKAAKRV; encoded by the coding sequence ATGGTCGTAGCTAACACCCTCTTTAGAAAGAGAGAATCCCACCTAGTGACGTTCAATAGTGGTCTACACTCTAGCCAGATTGATTTTGTCCTCTCTAGAAGAGAAGACAGACGCGCCTGCATTGATTGTAAGGCGATACCTGGAGAGAGTGTTGTCCCTCAACATAAGCTGGTGGTTGCTGACTTTCGCTTGAGGATCCGTGTCCAGCGGGGTAAGCACGCCAAAGTCGCTAGAACGAAGTGGTCGAAGCTCAAGGGTGAGGCATTCCAAGCTTTCAGGGAGAGGGTTATTAAGGAGGGCCCTTGGGAGGAAGGAGGCGATGCAAACATGGTGTGGACGAGTATGGCGACCTGCTTGCGGAAGGTCAATGTAGAGGAGTTTGGGGTGACTAAGGGAAGTAGAATGGAAGCTAAGGATACCTGGTGGTGGAACGATGAGGTTCAGAAGGTTATTAGGGAGAAGAAGTACTGTTTCAGATGCCTATATTTGGACAGGAGTGCAGCTAACATGGAGAAATACAAGGTGGCAAAGAAGGCTGCAAAGCGGGTGTAA